In Xiphophorus couchianus chromosome 24, X_couchianus-1.0, whole genome shotgun sequence, a single genomic region encodes these proteins:
- the zdbf2 gene encoding DBF4-type zinc finger-containing protein 2 isoform X4: protein MSDEGNQKEAEPPSRCCLSGRMWAGPEPGPSRCEPSRQGYCGYCRVLYTSLDQHLSSLRHLDSVRASARGSAPVSIARGNQSRLTLLERFLRDVQEHHPHRYGDTRPSHADLPSVSAPPLPKAELDELCSSDGDGQSLGTREHLPSSDDASCQPANQETEHSFHSQSDGQHRQDEGQASPPPRCTNTPPPQPQATPPPHQTTPPQAQAPPAVHRKAHRKTNRRKPSDSSSSTQAPRGPAQLDPNTSQKLQAPAEAKIQTASGPRAQFCSDLRPHRPFVSWQRERRAVQKAEAFSAHSDSVEQTIEEVIQMCCYSVTSPHHQQEETESLHLSLPVSMETQSEDWDKPVQQAVFQRADPPVQVSQTEGRDLGRLMDVQVDMEDQVYSSQLDCALLGGAVQQDQGFWDVPIEDVLPVPQHIPESFRGKTWTQIEQEDEARVERLVQQFRRGRFICYFDTESLARFGRRRRKKALQAQEAEPDTGVLPLVDQDDDDSACVRMRKRRRSFRVASRCQVVKVSHGTQTLRLVIPTVHQLSSEAPPTSLPAANERTPESQAWHSLPACYSSIVTPVQPRTSLVYLLCSPSCSAGATPGDSAPKRCRRRRRPVDLQRLKVKYKRLPVKFYEPGTNQILRNPPQTLLRPRGPAPSGQPPPCVRQLFRSLSPDLNMDRRPGEGPKGDAALMSALSADSGTETVRRTGRVPRTPPTERVRGGRPRPPSSQRRTRIQAPPPPPRREGLRRAAPSRKLLSSTGHALPAPRRGRSQRGRGCERGGR from the exons ATGTCTGATGAAGGTAACCAGAAGGAGGCAGAGCCTCCCAGCAG GTGTTGTCTGTCTGGCAGGATGTGGGCGGGGCCAGAGCCCGGTCCATCCAGGTGTGAGCCCAGCAGGCAGGGTTACTGTGGTTACTGTAGAGTCCTCTACACCAGCCTGGACCAG CACCTGTCCAGCCTCAGACACCTGGATTCTGTCCGGGCGTCCGCCAGAGGCTCCGCCCCTGTGTCCATTGCCAGGGGCAACCAGAGCAGGCTGACGCTGCTGGAGCGCTTCCTGCGGGACGTCCAGGAGCACCACCCGCATCGCTATGGCGACACCAG GCCATCCCACGCCGACCTGCCGTCTGTCTCCGCCCCCCCGCTGCCGAAGGCGGAGCTTGATGAACTCTGTTCCTCCGACGGAGACGGCCAGTCGCTAGGCACTCGAGAACACCTGCCCAGCTCTGATGACGCGTCCTGTCAGCCAGCCAATCAGGAAACAGAACATAGCTTCCATAGCCAATCAGACGGCCAGCACAGGCAGGACGAAGGACAGGCCTCTCCTCCGCCCCGTTGCACAAACACCCCGCCCCCTCAGCCTCAGGCTACGCCCCCTCCGCACCAAACCACGCCCCCTCAGGCTCAGGCTCCGCCCGCTGTCCACAGAAAAGCCCACAGGAAGACCAACCGGAGGAAACCCAGTGACTCTTCATCCTCCACTCAGGCCCCCCGGGGCCCGGCTCAGCTGGACCCGAACACCAGCCAGAAGCTCCAGGCTCCTGCAGAGGCAAAGATCCAAACTGCATCTGGACCAAGGGCCCAGTTCTGCTCAGACCTGAGGCCCCATAGGCCCTTTGTGAGTTggcagagggagaggagggCGGTCCAGAAGGCGGAGGCGTTCTCCGCCCACAGCGACTCGGTGGAGCAGACCATTGAAGAG GTGATCCAGATGTGCTGCTACAGCGTCACTTCACCTCACCACCAGCAGGAGGAGACAGAGAGCCTCCATCTCAGCCTTCCTGTCTCCATGGAAACGCAGAGTGAGGACTGGGACAAACCTGTACAG CAGGCGGTTTTCCAGAGAGCTGACCCACCTGTCCAGGTGAGCCAGACAGAGGGGCGGGACCTGGGCCGCCTCATGGACGTCCAGGTGGACATGGAGGACCAGGTGTACTCCAGCCAGCTGGACTGCGCCCTGCTGGGCGGGGCGGTCCAGCAGGACCAGGGCTTCTGGGATGTCCCCATAGAGGACGTCCTGCCGGTCCCACAGCATATCCCAGAATCCTTCAGGGGGAAGACCTGGACCCAGATCGAGCAGGAGGACGAGGCCCGCGTGGAGAGGCTGGTCCAGCAGTTCAGACGGGGCAGATTCATCTGCTACTTTGACACAGAGTCGCTGGCCAG GTTTggcaggaggagaaggaagaaggCCCTTCAGGCCCAGGAGGCGGAGCCAGACACAGGTGTTCTACCCTTGGTGGACCAGGATGATGATGACTCTGCTTGTGtcaggatgaggaagaggaggcggagcttcagagtGGCGTCCAGGTGTCAG GTGGTCAAAGTGAGTCACGGCACTCAGACGCTACGATTGGTTATCCCGACTGTCCATCAGTTGTCCTCAGAGGCTCCGCCCACCAGCCTCCCTGCAGCCAATGAGAGAACCCCTGAGTCGCAGGCGTGGCATTCGCTGCCTGCGTGTTACTCCAGCATCGTTACTCCTGTCCAGCCCCGCACCTCGCTGGTCTACCTGCTCTGCTCCCCGTCCTGCTCTGCTGGCGCCACACCTGGAGACTCCGCCCCCAAGCGCTGCAGAAGGAGGCGGCGACCTGTTGACCTGCAGAGGCTAAAGGTCAAGTATAAAAGACTTCCTGTTAAGTTCTACGAGCCAGGGACCAATCAGATCCTCAGAAACCCTCCACAGACTTTACTGAGACCCAGAGGCCCTGCCCCCTCCGGCCAGCCGCCGCCGTGCGTCCGTCAGCTGTTCCGGAGTCTGAGTCCTGACCTCAACATGGACCGCCGGCCGGGGGAGGGGCCTAAAGGCGACGCGGCTCTGATGAGCGCGCTCAGTGCAGACTCTGGGACAGAGACGGTCAGGAGGACAGGAAGGGTTCCTCGGACTCCGCCCACCGAGAGAGTGAGGGGCGGCAGGCCACGCCCCCCATCCTCCCAACGAAGGACCAGGATtcaagccccgccccctccgcCCAGGAGGGAGGGGCTGCGACGAGCAGCACCCAGCAGGAAGCTCCTCAGCTCCACAGGCCACGCCCTCCCGGCTCCCCGCAGGGGGCGGAGCCAGAGGGGGCGCGGCTGTGAGAGGGGGGGCAGGTAG
- the zdbf2 gene encoding DBF4-type zinc finger-containing protein 2 isoform X3, translated as MCVFTMCRCVIRRVCSRCAVRMSDEGNQKEAEPPSRMWAGPEPGPSRCEPSRQGYCGYCRVLYTSLDQHLSSLRHLDSVRASARGSAPVSIARGNQSRLTLLERFLRDVQEHHPHRYGDTRPSHADLPSVSAPPLPKAELDELCSSDGDGQSLGTREHLPSSDDASCQPANQETEHSFHSQSDGQHRQDEGQASPPPRCTNTPPPQPQATPPPHQTTPPQAQAPPAVHRKAHRKTNRRKPSDSSSSTQAPRGPAQLDPNTSQKLQAPAEAKIQTASGPRAQFCSDLRPHRPFVSWQRERRAVQKAEAFSAHSDSVEQTIEEVIQMCCYSVTSPHHQQEETESLHLSLPVSMETQSEDWDKPVQQAVFQRADPPVQVSQTEGRDLGRLMDVQVDMEDQVYSSQLDCALLGGAVQQDQGFWDVPIEDVLPVPQHIPESFRGKTWTQIEQEDEARVERLVQQFRRGRFICYFDTESLARFGRRRRKKALQAQEAEPDTGVLPLVDQDDDDSACVRMRKRRRSFRVASRCQVVKVSHGTQTLRLVIPTVHQLSSEAPPTSLPAANERTPESQAWHSLPACYSSIVTPVQPRTSLVYLLCSPSCSAGATPGDSAPKRCRRRRRPVDLQRLKVKYKRLPVKFYEPGTNQILRNPPQTLLRPRGPAPSGQPPPCVRQLFRSLSPDLNMDRRPGEGPKGDAALMSALSADSGTETVRRTGRVPRTPPTERVRGGRPRPPSSQRRTRIQAPPPPPRREGLRRAAPSRKLLSSTGHALPAPRRGRSQRGRGCERGGR; from the exons atgtgtgtgttcaCCATGTGCAGGTGTGTTATTAGGCGTGTGTGTTCCAGGTGTGCCGTCAGGATGTCTGATGAAGGTAACCAGAAGGAGGCAGAGCCTCCCAGCAG GATGTGGGCGGGGCCAGAGCCCGGTCCATCCAGGTGTGAGCCCAGCAGGCAGGGTTACTGTGGTTACTGTAGAGTCCTCTACACCAGCCTGGACCAG CACCTGTCCAGCCTCAGACACCTGGATTCTGTCCGGGCGTCCGCCAGAGGCTCCGCCCCTGTGTCCATTGCCAGGGGCAACCAGAGCAGGCTGACGCTGCTGGAGCGCTTCCTGCGGGACGTCCAGGAGCACCACCCGCATCGCTATGGCGACACCAG GCCATCCCACGCCGACCTGCCGTCTGTCTCCGCCCCCCCGCTGCCGAAGGCGGAGCTTGATGAACTCTGTTCCTCCGACGGAGACGGCCAGTCGCTAGGCACTCGAGAACACCTGCCCAGCTCTGATGACGCGTCCTGTCAGCCAGCCAATCAGGAAACAGAACATAGCTTCCATAGCCAATCAGACGGCCAGCACAGGCAGGACGAAGGACAGGCCTCTCCTCCGCCCCGTTGCACAAACACCCCGCCCCCTCAGCCTCAGGCTACGCCCCCTCCGCACCAAACCACGCCCCCTCAGGCTCAGGCTCCGCCCGCTGTCCACAGAAAAGCCCACAGGAAGACCAACCGGAGGAAACCCAGTGACTCTTCATCCTCCACTCAGGCCCCCCGGGGCCCGGCTCAGCTGGACCCGAACACCAGCCAGAAGCTCCAGGCTCCTGCAGAGGCAAAGATCCAAACTGCATCTGGACCAAGGGCCCAGTTCTGCTCAGACCTGAGGCCCCATAGGCCCTTTGTGAGTTggcagagggagaggagggCGGTCCAGAAGGCGGAGGCGTTCTCCGCCCACAGCGACTCGGTGGAGCAGACCATTGAAGAG GTGATCCAGATGTGCTGCTACAGCGTCACTTCACCTCACCACCAGCAGGAGGAGACAGAGAGCCTCCATCTCAGCCTTCCTGTCTCCATGGAAACGCAGAGTGAGGACTGGGACAAACCTGTACAG CAGGCGGTTTTCCAGAGAGCTGACCCACCTGTCCAGGTGAGCCAGACAGAGGGGCGGGACCTGGGCCGCCTCATGGACGTCCAGGTGGACATGGAGGACCAGGTGTACTCCAGCCAGCTGGACTGCGCCCTGCTGGGCGGGGCGGTCCAGCAGGACCAGGGCTTCTGGGATGTCCCCATAGAGGACGTCCTGCCGGTCCCACAGCATATCCCAGAATCCTTCAGGGGGAAGACCTGGACCCAGATCGAGCAGGAGGACGAGGCCCGCGTGGAGAGGCTGGTCCAGCAGTTCAGACGGGGCAGATTCATCTGCTACTTTGACACAGAGTCGCTGGCCAG GTTTggcaggaggagaaggaagaaggCCCTTCAGGCCCAGGAGGCGGAGCCAGACACAGGTGTTCTACCCTTGGTGGACCAGGATGATGATGACTCTGCTTGTGtcaggatgaggaagaggaggcggagcttcagagtGGCGTCCAGGTGTCAG GTGGTCAAAGTGAGTCACGGCACTCAGACGCTACGATTGGTTATCCCGACTGTCCATCAGTTGTCCTCAGAGGCTCCGCCCACCAGCCTCCCTGCAGCCAATGAGAGAACCCCTGAGTCGCAGGCGTGGCATTCGCTGCCTGCGTGTTACTCCAGCATCGTTACTCCTGTCCAGCCCCGCACCTCGCTGGTCTACCTGCTCTGCTCCCCGTCCTGCTCTGCTGGCGCCACACCTGGAGACTCCGCCCCCAAGCGCTGCAGAAGGAGGCGGCGACCTGTTGACCTGCAGAGGCTAAAGGTCAAGTATAAAAGACTTCCTGTTAAGTTCTACGAGCCAGGGACCAATCAGATCCTCAGAAACCCTCCACAGACTTTACTGAGACCCAGAGGCCCTGCCCCCTCCGGCCAGCCGCCGCCGTGCGTCCGTCAGCTGTTCCGGAGTCTGAGTCCTGACCTCAACATGGACCGCCGGCCGGGGGAGGGGCCTAAAGGCGACGCGGCTCTGATGAGCGCGCTCAGTGCAGACTCTGGGACAGAGACGGTCAGGAGGACAGGAAGGGTTCCTCGGACTCCGCCCACCGAGAGAGTGAGGGGCGGCAGGCCACGCCCCCCATCCTCCCAACGAAGGACCAGGATtcaagccccgccccctccgcCCAGGAGGGAGGGGCTGCGACGAGCAGCACCCAGCAGGAAGCTCCTCAGCTCCACAGGCCACGCCCTCCCGGCTCCCCGCAGGGGGCGGAGCCAGAGGGGGCGCGGCTGTGAGAGGGGGGGCAGGTAG
- the zdbf2 gene encoding DBF4-type zinc finger-containing protein 2 isoform X2, protein MCVFTMCRCVIRRVCSRCAVRMSDEGNQKEAEPPSRCCLSGRMWAGPEPGPSRCEPSRQGYCGYCRVLYTSLDQHLSSLRHLDSVRASARGSAPVSIARGNQSRLTLLERFLRDVQEHHPHRYGDTRPSHADLPSVSAPPLPKAELDELCSSDGDGQSLGTREHLPSSDDASCQPANQETEHSFHSQSDGQHRQDEGQASPPPRCTNTPPPQPQATPPPHQTTPPQAQAPPAVHRKAHRKTNRRKPSDSSSSTQAPRGPAQLDPNTSQKLQAPAEAKIQTASGPRAQFCSDLRPHRPFVSWQRERRAVQKAEAFSAHSDSVEQTIEEVIQMCCYSVTSPHHQQEETESLHLSLPVSMETQSEDWDKPVQAVFQRADPPVQVSQTEGRDLGRLMDVQVDMEDQVYSSQLDCALLGGAVQQDQGFWDVPIEDVLPVPQHIPESFRGKTWTQIEQEDEARVERLVQQFRRGRFICYFDTESLARFGRRRRKKALQAQEAEPDTGVLPLVDQDDDDSACVRMRKRRRSFRVASRCQVVKVSHGTQTLRLVIPTVHQLSSEAPPTSLPAANERTPESQAWHSLPACYSSIVTPVQPRTSLVYLLCSPSCSAGATPGDSAPKRCRRRRRPVDLQRLKVKYKRLPVKFYEPGTNQILRNPPQTLLRPRGPAPSGQPPPCVRQLFRSLSPDLNMDRRPGEGPKGDAALMSALSADSGTETVRRTGRVPRTPPTERVRGGRPRPPSSQRRTRIQAPPPPPRREGLRRAAPSRKLLSSTGHALPAPRRGRSQRGRGCERGGR, encoded by the exons atgtgtgtgttcaCCATGTGCAGGTGTGTTATTAGGCGTGTGTGTTCCAGGTGTGCCGTCAGGATGTCTGATGAAGGTAACCAGAAGGAGGCAGAGCCTCCCAGCAG GTGTTGTCTGTCTGGCAGGATGTGGGCGGGGCCAGAGCCCGGTCCATCCAGGTGTGAGCCCAGCAGGCAGGGTTACTGTGGTTACTGTAGAGTCCTCTACACCAGCCTGGACCAG CACCTGTCCAGCCTCAGACACCTGGATTCTGTCCGGGCGTCCGCCAGAGGCTCCGCCCCTGTGTCCATTGCCAGGGGCAACCAGAGCAGGCTGACGCTGCTGGAGCGCTTCCTGCGGGACGTCCAGGAGCACCACCCGCATCGCTATGGCGACACCAG GCCATCCCACGCCGACCTGCCGTCTGTCTCCGCCCCCCCGCTGCCGAAGGCGGAGCTTGATGAACTCTGTTCCTCCGACGGAGACGGCCAGTCGCTAGGCACTCGAGAACACCTGCCCAGCTCTGATGACGCGTCCTGTCAGCCAGCCAATCAGGAAACAGAACATAGCTTCCATAGCCAATCAGACGGCCAGCACAGGCAGGACGAAGGACAGGCCTCTCCTCCGCCCCGTTGCACAAACACCCCGCCCCCTCAGCCTCAGGCTACGCCCCCTCCGCACCAAACCACGCCCCCTCAGGCTCAGGCTCCGCCCGCTGTCCACAGAAAAGCCCACAGGAAGACCAACCGGAGGAAACCCAGTGACTCTTCATCCTCCACTCAGGCCCCCCGGGGCCCGGCTCAGCTGGACCCGAACACCAGCCAGAAGCTCCAGGCTCCTGCAGAGGCAAAGATCCAAACTGCATCTGGACCAAGGGCCCAGTTCTGCTCAGACCTGAGGCCCCATAGGCCCTTTGTGAGTTggcagagggagaggagggCGGTCCAGAAGGCGGAGGCGTTCTCCGCCCACAGCGACTCGGTGGAGCAGACCATTGAAGAG GTGATCCAGATGTGCTGCTACAGCGTCACTTCACCTCACCACCAGCAGGAGGAGACAGAGAGCCTCCATCTCAGCCTTCCTGTCTCCATGGAAACGCAGAGTGAGGACTGGGACAAACCTGTACAG GCGGTTTTCCAGAGAGCTGACCCACCTGTCCAGGTGAGCCAGACAGAGGGGCGGGACCTGGGCCGCCTCATGGACGTCCAGGTGGACATGGAGGACCAGGTGTACTCCAGCCAGCTGGACTGCGCCCTGCTGGGCGGGGCGGTCCAGCAGGACCAGGGCTTCTGGGATGTCCCCATAGAGGACGTCCTGCCGGTCCCACAGCATATCCCAGAATCCTTCAGGGGGAAGACCTGGACCCAGATCGAGCAGGAGGACGAGGCCCGCGTGGAGAGGCTGGTCCAGCAGTTCAGACGGGGCAGATTCATCTGCTACTTTGACACAGAGTCGCTGGCCAG GTTTggcaggaggagaaggaagaaggCCCTTCAGGCCCAGGAGGCGGAGCCAGACACAGGTGTTCTACCCTTGGTGGACCAGGATGATGATGACTCTGCTTGTGtcaggatgaggaagaggaggcggagcttcagagtGGCGTCCAGGTGTCAG GTGGTCAAAGTGAGTCACGGCACTCAGACGCTACGATTGGTTATCCCGACTGTCCATCAGTTGTCCTCAGAGGCTCCGCCCACCAGCCTCCCTGCAGCCAATGAGAGAACCCCTGAGTCGCAGGCGTGGCATTCGCTGCCTGCGTGTTACTCCAGCATCGTTACTCCTGTCCAGCCCCGCACCTCGCTGGTCTACCTGCTCTGCTCCCCGTCCTGCTCTGCTGGCGCCACACCTGGAGACTCCGCCCCCAAGCGCTGCAGAAGGAGGCGGCGACCTGTTGACCTGCAGAGGCTAAAGGTCAAGTATAAAAGACTTCCTGTTAAGTTCTACGAGCCAGGGACCAATCAGATCCTCAGAAACCCTCCACAGACTTTACTGAGACCCAGAGGCCCTGCCCCCTCCGGCCAGCCGCCGCCGTGCGTCCGTCAGCTGTTCCGGAGTCTGAGTCCTGACCTCAACATGGACCGCCGGCCGGGGGAGGGGCCTAAAGGCGACGCGGCTCTGATGAGCGCGCTCAGTGCAGACTCTGGGACAGAGACGGTCAGGAGGACAGGAAGGGTTCCTCGGACTCCGCCCACCGAGAGAGTGAGGGGCGGCAGGCCACGCCCCCCATCCTCCCAACGAAGGACCAGGATtcaagccccgccccctccgcCCAGGAGGGAGGGGCTGCGACGAGCAGCACCCAGCAGGAAGCTCCTCAGCTCCACAGGCCACGCCCTCCCGGCTCCCCGCAGGGGGCGGAGCCAGAGGGGGCGCGGCTGTGAGAGGGGGGGCAGGTAG
- the zdbf2 gene encoding DBF4-type zinc finger-containing protein 2 isoform X1 gives MCVFTMCRCVIRRVCSRCAVRMSDEGNQKEAEPPSRCCLSGRMWAGPEPGPSRCEPSRQGYCGYCRVLYTSLDQHLSSLRHLDSVRASARGSAPVSIARGNQSRLTLLERFLRDVQEHHPHRYGDTRPSHADLPSVSAPPLPKAELDELCSSDGDGQSLGTREHLPSSDDASCQPANQETEHSFHSQSDGQHRQDEGQASPPPRCTNTPPPQPQATPPPHQTTPPQAQAPPAVHRKAHRKTNRRKPSDSSSSTQAPRGPAQLDPNTSQKLQAPAEAKIQTASGPRAQFCSDLRPHRPFVSWQRERRAVQKAEAFSAHSDSVEQTIEEVIQMCCYSVTSPHHQQEETESLHLSLPVSMETQSEDWDKPVQQAVFQRADPPVQVSQTEGRDLGRLMDVQVDMEDQVYSSQLDCALLGGAVQQDQGFWDVPIEDVLPVPQHIPESFRGKTWTQIEQEDEARVERLVQQFRRGRFICYFDTESLARFGRRRRKKALQAQEAEPDTGVLPLVDQDDDDSACVRMRKRRRSFRVASRCQVVKVSHGTQTLRLVIPTVHQLSSEAPPTSLPAANERTPESQAWHSLPACYSSIVTPVQPRTSLVYLLCSPSCSAGATPGDSAPKRCRRRRRPVDLQRLKVKYKRLPVKFYEPGTNQILRNPPQTLLRPRGPAPSGQPPPCVRQLFRSLSPDLNMDRRPGEGPKGDAALMSALSADSGTETVRRTGRVPRTPPTERVRGGRPRPPSSQRRTRIQAPPPPPRREGLRRAAPSRKLLSSTGHALPAPRRGRSQRGRGCERGGR, from the exons atgtgtgtgttcaCCATGTGCAGGTGTGTTATTAGGCGTGTGTGTTCCAGGTGTGCCGTCAGGATGTCTGATGAAGGTAACCAGAAGGAGGCAGAGCCTCCCAGCAG GTGTTGTCTGTCTGGCAGGATGTGGGCGGGGCCAGAGCCCGGTCCATCCAGGTGTGAGCCCAGCAGGCAGGGTTACTGTGGTTACTGTAGAGTCCTCTACACCAGCCTGGACCAG CACCTGTCCAGCCTCAGACACCTGGATTCTGTCCGGGCGTCCGCCAGAGGCTCCGCCCCTGTGTCCATTGCCAGGGGCAACCAGAGCAGGCTGACGCTGCTGGAGCGCTTCCTGCGGGACGTCCAGGAGCACCACCCGCATCGCTATGGCGACACCAG GCCATCCCACGCCGACCTGCCGTCTGTCTCCGCCCCCCCGCTGCCGAAGGCGGAGCTTGATGAACTCTGTTCCTCCGACGGAGACGGCCAGTCGCTAGGCACTCGAGAACACCTGCCCAGCTCTGATGACGCGTCCTGTCAGCCAGCCAATCAGGAAACAGAACATAGCTTCCATAGCCAATCAGACGGCCAGCACAGGCAGGACGAAGGACAGGCCTCTCCTCCGCCCCGTTGCACAAACACCCCGCCCCCTCAGCCTCAGGCTACGCCCCCTCCGCACCAAACCACGCCCCCTCAGGCTCAGGCTCCGCCCGCTGTCCACAGAAAAGCCCACAGGAAGACCAACCGGAGGAAACCCAGTGACTCTTCATCCTCCACTCAGGCCCCCCGGGGCCCGGCTCAGCTGGACCCGAACACCAGCCAGAAGCTCCAGGCTCCTGCAGAGGCAAAGATCCAAACTGCATCTGGACCAAGGGCCCAGTTCTGCTCAGACCTGAGGCCCCATAGGCCCTTTGTGAGTTggcagagggagaggagggCGGTCCAGAAGGCGGAGGCGTTCTCCGCCCACAGCGACTCGGTGGAGCAGACCATTGAAGAG GTGATCCAGATGTGCTGCTACAGCGTCACTTCACCTCACCACCAGCAGGAGGAGACAGAGAGCCTCCATCTCAGCCTTCCTGTCTCCATGGAAACGCAGAGTGAGGACTGGGACAAACCTGTACAG CAGGCGGTTTTCCAGAGAGCTGACCCACCTGTCCAGGTGAGCCAGACAGAGGGGCGGGACCTGGGCCGCCTCATGGACGTCCAGGTGGACATGGAGGACCAGGTGTACTCCAGCCAGCTGGACTGCGCCCTGCTGGGCGGGGCGGTCCAGCAGGACCAGGGCTTCTGGGATGTCCCCATAGAGGACGTCCTGCCGGTCCCACAGCATATCCCAGAATCCTTCAGGGGGAAGACCTGGACCCAGATCGAGCAGGAGGACGAGGCCCGCGTGGAGAGGCTGGTCCAGCAGTTCAGACGGGGCAGATTCATCTGCTACTTTGACACAGAGTCGCTGGCCAG GTTTggcaggaggagaaggaagaaggCCCTTCAGGCCCAGGAGGCGGAGCCAGACACAGGTGTTCTACCCTTGGTGGACCAGGATGATGATGACTCTGCTTGTGtcaggatgaggaagaggaggcggagcttcagagtGGCGTCCAGGTGTCAG GTGGTCAAAGTGAGTCACGGCACTCAGACGCTACGATTGGTTATCCCGACTGTCCATCAGTTGTCCTCAGAGGCTCCGCCCACCAGCCTCCCTGCAGCCAATGAGAGAACCCCTGAGTCGCAGGCGTGGCATTCGCTGCCTGCGTGTTACTCCAGCATCGTTACTCCTGTCCAGCCCCGCACCTCGCTGGTCTACCTGCTCTGCTCCCCGTCCTGCTCTGCTGGCGCCACACCTGGAGACTCCGCCCCCAAGCGCTGCAGAAGGAGGCGGCGACCTGTTGACCTGCAGAGGCTAAAGGTCAAGTATAAAAGACTTCCTGTTAAGTTCTACGAGCCAGGGACCAATCAGATCCTCAGAAACCCTCCACAGACTTTACTGAGACCCAGAGGCCCTGCCCCCTCCGGCCAGCCGCCGCCGTGCGTCCGTCAGCTGTTCCGGAGTCTGAGTCCTGACCTCAACATGGACCGCCGGCCGGGGGAGGGGCCTAAAGGCGACGCGGCTCTGATGAGCGCGCTCAGTGCAGACTCTGGGACAGAGACGGTCAGGAGGACAGGAAGGGTTCCTCGGACTCCGCCCACCGAGAGAGTGAGGGGCGGCAGGCCACGCCCCCCATCCTCCCAACGAAGGACCAGGATtcaagccccgccccctccgcCCAGGAGGGAGGGGCTGCGACGAGCAGCACCCAGCAGGAAGCTCCTCAGCTCCACAGGCCACGCCCTCCCGGCTCCCCGCAGGGGGCGGAGCCAGAGGGGGCGCGGCTGTGAGAGGGGGGGCAGGTAG